A region from the Lemur catta isolate mLemCat1 chromosome 7, mLemCat1.pri, whole genome shotgun sequence genome encodes:
- the LOC123642140 gene encoding olfactory receptor 9Q1-like yields MAETNLTLVTEFVLVAFTECPEWALLPLFLLFLIIYLVTLLGNLGMIILIRVDRRLHSPMYFLLSHLSLTDICYSSVTVPQTLAVLRERGAALSYSRCAAQFFLFTFFGSVDCYVLALMACDRHVAVCQPLLYASIVTREACLRSVAGAYVAGLLSALVRTVSAFTLPFCGSSELDFTFCDLPPLLKVTCGESYTQEVVIIVFAVFVIPACMAVILVSYLFTVVAILRIPSAGGRAKTFSTCASHLTAVTLFFGTLIFMYLRHNSGRSSEGDRVVSVFYTTVIPVLNPLIYSLRNQEVKGALRRVLGRVRLF; encoded by the coding sequence ATGGCAGAGACGAACCTCACCTTGGTGACCGAGTTCGTCCTTGTCGCGTTCACCGAATGTCCCGAGTGGGcactcctccctctcttcctcctctttttgaTCATCTATCTCGTCACCTTACTGGGGAACCTGGGGATGATCATCCTGATCCGCGTGGATCGCCGGCTCCACAGCCCGATGTACTTCCTTCTGAGTCACCTGTCCCTCACGGACATCTGCTACTCGTCTGTCACCGTCCCTCAGACGCTGGCCGTGCTGCGGGAGCGCGGGGCCGCGCTGTCCTACTCGCGCTGTGCGGCGCAGTTCTTCCTGTTCACCTTCTTTGGCTCCGTCGACTGCTACGTGCTGGCCCTCATGGCCTGCGACCGCCACGTGGCCGTGTGCCAGCCGCTGCTTTACGCCAGCATCGTCACGCGGGAGGCCTGTCTGCGCTCTGTGGCTGGGGCTTACGTCGCGGGTCTCCTCAGTGCCCTGGTGCGCACGGTCTCAGCCTTCACGCTCCCCTTCTGCGGGAGCAGTGAGCTCGACTTCACTTTCTGTGACCTCCCTCCTCTTTTAAAGGTGACCTGTGGGGAGAGCTACACCCAGGAAGTGGTGATTATTGTGTTCGCCGTTTTCGTCATCCCCGCCTGCATGGCGGTGATCTTGGTGTCCTACCTGTTCACCGTTGTGGCCATTCTGCGGATCCCCTCGGCTGGAGGCCGCGCCAAGACCTTCTCCACCTGCGCCTCCCACCTCACCGCTGTGACCCTCTTCTTTGGCACCCTCATCTTCATGTACCTGCGACATAACTCGGGCCGGTCCTCGGAGGGGGACCGAGTGGTGTCTGTGTTCTACACGACAGTGATCCCCGTGTTGAACCCCCtcatctacagcctgaggaacCAGGAAGTGAAGGGGGCCCTGAGAAGAGTTCTCGGTAGAGTCAGGTTGTTCTAA